The genomic region AAAAAAAAGAGAACAGTCTAGTAAGCTACTCAGTGTTAAAATTGGTCACATTAAACCCCAGTTAATTGGTCCACATCAGGGGGAAATTAATAAGTGCATGTACTTGTCAATACATCTAAAGTTGGAGAGTTTGAAGTTTAATGAGGAGTCTGAAGATGACTATCAAACATTATTCCAGGCAGAGTGAATCATGCCACTGCAGACCCACTGTACTGGAACCCTCCCTCTTATCACCATTAATACTTCaagtgtgtgtctgagagagtgtctgaataatgatgagtgagaaagtgacagactcacaaatatcatacccccaagacatgctaacctctcacaatTACTATAACAGGGgaagttagcattttatatcataccaccaagacatgctaacctctcacaatTACTATAACAGGGGAAGTTAGCATTTTACATcataccaccaagacatgctaacctctcacaatTACTATAACAGGGGAATTTAGCATTTTACATcataccaccaagacatgctaacctctcacaatTACTATAACAGGGGAAGTTAGCATTTTTGAggtgtatgatatttgtgcgtgtaactttctcactcatcattattcagacACACTCACACTATTACAGCACTGTTGGATCTTTTTGATACACGCGCAAtgacatctgataaatatgtgtatgcaaccaatacaATTCTATTTGATTTAGATACTGGTTTGATGCTGAAGATAATGAATATGAGCTTGAAAAGTGGCAGAATTGCCCTTTAACCCAGATGGTGAAAATAATGAAATCAATAGAAGTAAGTTTGTAAACATATTTTCCTTCCATTCTAGACATTTGAGTGACAGTTTATGCAATACTGTTTCGTTTATCTGCTACATCATGTTCACAACTATAtgttaacagaacaatataaatatacataaccAATACAAATTCACAGAGAACAGCTGCTAGTAAATCCCACCATTACctccactgtctcctctctgactAGCAATAGTCCCCTAACCACTGCCTTGTTAACATGTCAAGCTCTGTTTTAAAATAATTGTACTGGTTCCTGTTATATCCATTTGATTGTATGACATTCACTACAGTTTAATAGGACACTAAATACATTAGGTGACACAGTGATTCTCCAGGACTGGATTCTCTCTTGACTGTTGACCTATTAAACTTTTAGACAACTGGTTTATTAGAGTGTTGGTCCAATCAGACCCAAGCAAGGACGTCGCCTCCCCAATCCAAGCCCGGTCCACGGTACCAGGCGCGTGTGATTGGCTGAAACAGCAGGAGGAGCCGCAGCCTCCGGAGCAGCCCACAGAAGATGGCTGCCGCGACCACCACCAGCGGTGACATCATCACGAAGCCCAGGATAATAAGGGCGGAGCAACTGTTGTCGTCGAGGTAACGGCAGAAAGGAGAGTGGGAGTGTAGGACCTgcgggggtggagagggagactaATGTAACATTcagacagaaacagactccaAAGATATGGACAATTATattcatacagtatgtgtttctgAGTTGTTTTTGTTAGTGAAGCAAATGTTGGTACTTTATCTGTAACTGAACTGAactgaggaggtgtgtgtgtgtgtgtgtgtgtgtgtgtgtgtgtgtgtgtgtggtgtgtgtgtgtgtgtgtgtgtgtgtgtgtgtgtgtgtgtgtgtgtgtgtgtgtgtgtgtgtgtgtgtgtgtgtgtgtgtgtgtgtgtgtgtgtgtgtgtgtgcatgagcaaGCAAGAGGGACCATATGAGGGAAGGTAGTGAGGCGTGACAGACTCTTTCCCAGTTTCCCTTCAATGTTCAGATAAGATGCAGCTGCCAATAAAACCCCTAGGCTGTCAATCACCCGTgagtgccacacacacagagagagagagagagagagagagagagagagagagagagagagagagagagagagagagagagagagagagagagagagagagagagagagagagaggagagagagagagagagagagagagagagagagagagagagagaagagagagagagagagagagagagagagagagagagagagagagagagagagagagagagagagagagagagagagagagagagagagagagagagagagagagagagagagagagagagagagagagagagagagagagagagagagagagagagactgggatgagagagagacagatagagataagAGTGGAGCCCTTGCTCTGCTTGCTAGACTTGATTAAAAACCTGTAACCAATGCTAATGGgtgatatactatatacacactgtcagcaagagggaagaggagggatacagCTACACAGAGAGGGACatgcacaggcagacagacatgcacgcacacaaacagaAATTCACAAAAACACTTACATAGGAGTACacaaacactcaaacacactCAGTGTTCTCTCAATAGGGCTACATTCTATAATAACTCTCTCGCATAGAATTCTCTAATTGTCAACATTTTCAAGAGGAATTTCCCCAGCCACCTCAGCTGAGCTCTGCAACCTCGAGCCCATCACCAACTACAAGTACACACTCAtctacacacgcatacacacaaacacactttttcTGTCTTGTCTGTATAGGCCTGGGCCCAGCTGGGGACTAACTGGTACTAATTTCAACAATCAGATCTTCTCATGGATATCCTCTCTTACTGTCCCATCCATCACCTCTCCAAGACAAACTGTTAATTGACACCCCCAACTCTGGCAGGCAGCAAGGGTCTATACTGGAACCTGTTGTCTTCTATATAGTACTGTTCACAGCATTCTATTAAGCTACACATTAAAAATAGCACTCACATTCTGTATAATGGTACATCCTCCCCAGCCATCAATAATGAAGATGTAGAAATGAAAACACCTTGAAAATACCAGTGTCTTCAAGGTGTTTTAAGATATTTAGGATTGCTATTAATTTCATTAAATGGCAACTTTCCAAAGAAAGACAAATCAGTGTGATCGTACACAAAATTCTTCCAAATTTCGAAAAAGTTTGCAAACGCCTGTAAAAGGTTAGACCTAGAATGGAGCCATATTTCACTGTAACATCGATAATGGAGACAAGCAAGGCCACTGTTGTATATCTTTGAGGACACTTTAGCATCATTATGAGAGTGATAACATTTACTGACTGCCTCAGAATGCACATCATAATCCTGTTTTAGACACAGTCTCTTCTTAAAGGTGGTCTTAACATGACAGTTTACTCCAAAAACAAGTTTGCTTCTCAGCACATCATAATCATGTTGTAGTCTAGTGTGTTCTAGACACAGTCCGCCTAAAATGATAGTTAAGTTCTAAATTAAAATTAAGTTCGTCAGATGCTTTAAGACCTCAAAAGTGTTCTAATGCCAAGATGCCTCCAGGCCATGTTGTCTATCCAGCAATATGCTTCCCTTTCCCATTCATTTGTGATTGAGGAATAGAGACGGATCTACATAAGAGATGGCATGAGATGTGGTCTCATCTTGACATTAAACCACCATTATGAGATCTGCACTAACTTTGATTTTAAAGTCAATGTTGCCTATAGGCCAATGAATTGATGTCAGCTTCCGGGTGATGTCTAAAGAAGGGCGAGGCTGATAGGACTTCCCTGCCAATCCCTATCTTACCCAGAAATGtagtggtgtgtctgtctgccccTGGGTGTTCCCAGTGCCTGTGCCATGTACTGCTGAAGAAACACAGGGTGTGCCCCAGGGTTATGCACTTGCCCCCCTACTCTTCATAATCCACAGTACATACTCCCACTTGGACAGATACTTGAACCTCGACGTCCTGTCCCACCCTGAGTGTGGTTtcctctggtccagggtgttctCTGTGCCATGAGCGACAAGAACTGAAACCTACCACTCTTTAAATACTTGTGCAAGCTCGGTATACTTTcagagtgttgggttagggtggaGCAGAAGGGAATCGTTCATATAATTTCATGTTGAAACACTTTCATGTTGGGGCACGGCAGACTGTTATCCACTAGTGGGGTTCTTAATATTATGTTATTTTAGCTGGTTCCATATGCAAATAAGCTGTTATTAACTGGTTTATTAAGGGTTGCCAAGCGTAACGCAGGTTGACATAAAgtgtagtcaactttgttctaGGGGCAGAAAGAATCTGATTGGTTTAGGGCAGAACAAATCTGATTGGTTTCTAAAAGGTCAATGGGCGGAGTTTAACAGATGCACATGGCAGAGGTTTGAACTGAGAATCTTGTAAATAAAACTTTGAGTTACAAGTTGTAATGTTTTGAAATCATTATTGTGTTACAGTAATCTGACAAATGAGACAATATCTCTAAGATACAACTGGTGTCCTGACTTGAAGCAAAGAGTAAAATGTAGCATACTTGCAGCAAAATACTAAGCTAATCAGAGAAATCTAGCAAGCTAAGCATTATGACCTCAATTCGGAGATAAAATCCTATCACAGTATTCTGATGGTCAAAGGTTGTGTTAGAGACATTGAGTGGCACTATGAGCAACCCACTACTCACCCGTGAGTGGCAGAGGAAGCCGACGTAGAGCAGCAGCGAGGCGGGCAGTAGGACCAGGGTGAACACGGCCATCAGGACCAGGACACACACCAGGACCACGCCCACGTTCCACAACAGCATCCCCGCCCCACACGCCACACAGCCACACCTGCCCCGGCGGCTGCCCCACGCGCTGCCCTCACTGTGGGCCAGGGGAGGGGGCAGCATCttcaccccctcccccacccagAACTCCTGCTCCTTCTCCTCGTCACCTGAGCCCCCCTCATCCAGGTCCACGTCCACCCCACACATCCTGATGGGGAGAGAGCGAtggaaggagaaaggaggagagagagaatacaatGACATATTTAACCATTCAGTTTTATCAGTAGGAGAGTGAATCGTCCAATGTCATTCTTCATGGATGTAGCGTAATCCTACTTTTCCTGCAATCCCCTGCCTATTGTCCTATGTTTCCCCACACGTTAATGTGTTTACCACAGGGATGTCACGGACCAACACACAGCTTTGTGACTAATGGTAAACCATTAATGCTATTGGACGTACAGCTTTAAAACAGACTTCTGAGAGAGGAAACATTAACTATGGATTTGGTGTAAGGCTGCATGAGCTGTGACTAAACCACACAAAACCAACACTAGACACtttggaacacaaagccttcctATCTCATCCtagaatatacaaggtctgaggtcatctgcatctgtacacagcccatctgtaaacagcccatctatctacttacctcatccccatactgtatgtatttatttatctggttcctttgcaccccagtatctctacttgcacattcatcttctgcacatctaccattacaGTGTTTTAAttgttatattgtaattacttcgccaccatggcctatttgttgccttaactcctttatcttacctcatttgcactcactgtatatatactttttgttttcttttgttctactgtattattgactatgttttgtgtattccatgtgtaactctgtgttgttgtatgtgtcaaattgctatgctttatcttggccaggtcgcagttgcaaatgagaacttgttctcaactagcctacctggtaaaataagtgtgaaataaaaaaataaaaaaatctgccttCGGACCTAAACAGCAGGAACacagacttcatcaaagaaattggaaatacagacattgtcatcctacaagaaacatggtataaaggagatggagactggttgccctctaggttacagagagctggtagtcccatctaTCAAACTACCTGGTGTGAAACagggaaagaatgaatggggccatgtatcgtgagattttgagtgaaaaccttcttccatcagcaagggcattgaagatgaatcgtggctgggtctttcagcatgacaatgatcccaaacacactgcccgggcaacgaaggagtggcttcgtaagaagcatttcaaagtcctggagtggcctagccagtctccagatctcaaccccatagaaaatctttggagggagttaagTCCGTTTTGCCCATTaacaaccccaaaacatcactgctctagaggagatctgcatggaggaatgggccaaaataccagcaacagtgtgtgaaaaccttgtgaagacttacagaaaacgtttgacctctgtcattgctaacaaagggtatataacaaagtattgagataaacttttgttattgaccaaatacttattttccaccataatttgcaaataaattcataaaaaatcctacaatgtagatGGATTggatctggattttttttctcattttgtctgtcatagttgaaatgtacctatgatgaaaattacaggcctctctcatctttttaagtgggagaatttgcacaattggtggctgactaaatacttttttgcaccactgtataTCCCCCCAATAAAATCGccatactttaacgatgacagcgtctccatcctagagggggagatcaagaATTTCCAGGCTGAGGGAcctgtactagtctgtggcaacctaaatgccagaacagGACAAGAACCcaacaccctcagcacacagggggacaaacacaactacgacaacacaaacaacacaaccCCTGCTGTGCTGTTGGATGCTGggtatgtggggcggcagggtagcctagtggttagagcgttggactagtaaccggaaggttgcaagttcaaatccccgagctgacaaggtacaaatctgtcgttctgcccctgaacaggcagttaacctactgatcctaggccgtcattgaaaataagaatttgttcttaactgacttgcctagttaagtaaaaataatacattaaatgtacatagtcaatggtaggctttgaggggactcctatggtagatACACCTagagctcatctcttggcagtagtgctgtagactactttatcactgacctcaacccagagtctcttaggGCGTCCACAGACAACCCTATCAGATCAGcaaaatcacactctacttgaacaAGCATTACGCAATCATGAGGAATCAAatccaaaggaactgaataatattaagaaatgctatagatggaagggaAAAAGTGTGGAGATCtaccaaaaaactattaggcaacaacaaattcaatcccctctagacaatttcctggacaagTGAAaatgtaaacttggcagtagaaaacccgAACAGTATTTTtaacctctcagcttccctatcaaatcaaaaaatGTCAACCTAagtaaattaacaacaatgacaaatggtttgatgaagaaggcaaaaacctaagaaagaaattgagaaacctatccaaccaaaaacatagagacccagaaaacctgagcctacgccttcaTTATGGTGAACATGaatagttatctatccaaaatggagatgtatggataaaccacttctccaatctttttggctctataacaaagaacaaacagcaaaaacatatacatgatcaaataaatcttagaatcaactattaaagactaccagaacccacaggattctccaattacatggaatgaactacaggacaaaatacaaccTTTCCAATCCAAAAATacctgtggggttgatggtatcctaaatgaaattataaaatatacagaccacaaattcaaattggctatacttaaactccttaacatcatcctcagctctggcatcttccccaatgttgaaaccaaggactgatcaccccaatccacaaaagtggagacacatTTGACTCCAATAACTACTACtatatgtgtcaacagcaaccttgggaaaatcctctgcattataatTAACAGCACACTCATACATTTTCTcagcgaaaacaatgtactgagcaaatgtcaaatagtATTTTTTACAAAATtactgtacgacagaccacgcattcatcctgcacaccctaattgataaACAAACAACCCATAACAAAggcagtcttctcatgctttgttgatttcaaaaaagctttcaactcaatttggcatgagggtctgctatacaaagtGATGGAAAGTGGTattggggaaaaacatacaacattgtaaaatccatgtacacaaacaagtgtgtgGTAAAATTGACAAAAAAACACATATTTCTTTCCACGGGGCtgggggggtgagacagggatgtagCCTAAGCCCCACcatcttcaacatatatatcaacaaattggcgaggccactagaacagtctgcagcacccggcctcaccctactagaatctgaagtcaaagtCTAtggtttgctgatgatctggttcttctgtccccaaccaaggacggcttacagcagcacctagatcttctgcacagattctgtcagacctgggccctgacagtaaatctcagtcagacaaaaataatggagttccaaaaaaggtccagttgcacaataaaaattccatctagacaccattgtcctagagcacacaaaaaactatacataccttggcctaaacatcagaaACACAGGTAACtttcacaaagctgtgaacgatctgagagacaagacaAGAAGAGCCTTCTAAgctatcaaaaggaacatcaaattcgacataccaattaggatctggcaaaaaacacttgaatcagttatagaacctattggccctttatggttgtgaggtctgggatccgctcaccaaccaaggagtcacaaaatgggacaaacaccaaattgagactctgcatgcagaatcatgcaaaaatatcctctgtgtacaacgtaaaacaccaaataatgcatgcgagcagaattaggccgatacctgaTAATTATCAAATCCAGAAAAagctgttcaattctacaaccacctaaaagaaaaagattcccaaaccttccataataaTTTGAGAAATGAACAaaacagagaaattaacctggagaagagcctccttagcaagctggtcctgtggctctgttcacaaacacaaacagaccctacagagccacaggacatcaacacaattagacccaaccaaatcatgagaaaagaaaaagaaaatgacttgacacattggaaagaatttacaaaacaactgagcaaactagaatgctatttgaccctaaacagggagtacacagtgACAGATTATTAAGAAACTCACATATCTAGtggatgaaataccacagtgtgcaatcacagcagcaagatttgtgacctgttgccacaagaaaagggcaaccagtgaagaactaacaccattgtaaatattttcccttttgtactttaactatttgcacatcattacaacacttaCAACACTTTGCCATGCCAGTAAAGCCACttaaaattgaaaaaaaatggagtgagtgagagagtgagtgagtgagagagagatgaaagagtgagagagagagagatgaaacaacaaggtacagtatattgttgtTCCACAAAACACAATAAGGACTCATAAAAGGACCCAATTACCCTTACCATCACGCCCAGATACATTTAACTATCTTGTGTCCGATATATATCGTTATTTTCATCACCCCGCCCTGCCCCATTCCTATCCCCACCCCATCCTGCGCTCAGTGGAATTGATAACAGCGATCGATCCACCGCCACTCCCCACCCCTTCACCTACCGGGCTTCTTAGTAGCAGCAGCACCACCCCCTGGAtaaaaactggttaaatcaatgttgtttccacatcatttcaaacaAAAAATTAAATGTAATGATGTTGAATCAGTGAGGAAAACGGATTGGATTTGCAACATAAATCatcaactttgaacctaaatccaattaATTGTTGGTTGATTTCAAGTTGAATTTACATTTGTTGGCagctcaaccaaatgtaaatcaaaactagacgttgaactgacgtctgtccCCAGTGGGACTCACAACTATAAATAACACATTTAAAATCCAACACTGTCATCATACTTAAGATATAGTATTTCACAAAATACAACAATCCAAGCAGATTTGTATTCCAAATATATTTGCACATTTACCTCGCTCTGGTGTCTCTGTCGCTATGCCTCAGAAGTCTCCTTTTAAATTGTTGACCCCAGAATAGGAGCAGGTGCTTCCAAACTCCAGAGTATGTCAGAATAAGATTATATTTCCTCGTTTGCTGAGAacagtaaaaacaaacaaaacagcgCTTCATAGGATGCGCACCTTTTGCCTTTTCCAAGACAGTAGCACAGCGATGCTTGTGTGCTGCGTTCGAGTGTGTATAGATCAGAGCGGTGCGCAGAGCGCATGCTGTGAGTATGTGTACTATGTTAGTgtttgagtgtgagagagagagagagagagagagagagcgagagagagagagagggggaaagggagagttTGAGAGCGTCCACCTCAGCACAATTGGACACGGCGCACTGTCCTCTTCAACATTAGTGACTTCACATGCAAGCGGTGGAGTGAAAATTAGATAACGGGATGAGCAGACCATACCATAAACCCTATTCCTATTTGCCTGTTTAAATgtcgaatttgatgttccttttggtatgtcgaattttatgttccttttggtatgtcgaatttgatgttccttttgatagcTTAGAAGGCTCTTCTTGCCTGTCCTCTTCTCTTTTAGCTGAATCCGATTTTCCCAACGTTTGACCTTACTTTGGAAGCTCAtctaacattttttttttcaactttaaaaaaaataattttatCCAAGTTTACTTGGAGCATCATAAACTTACTCTCATGTAATGCATTATTACATCCCTATGTTAATTATCCTTGTTTACCAAAAGCCTTGGTAACAGCGGCATCAAATCCCTCAGTGATGCAGCATCAGAAGACCAAAGCCAGGCAAAGCAGCACTCACCCATCTCTTGGACATAGGCTGCTTGTTGGCAGTGTTACCTGTACAGGCTCTGGTACTGTTAACCGACAGATGGGACATGGAGGGCTTGATTAATAATCCCTGTAGGTTCTATCAGCCAGACATGAGGCTGTCCTACGCATCTCCCTGATGAGAGAGGTCTGGGTTGGGCTATCCCCATGTGACAGATTACGGAGATCATACCCCGCTCACCCCCTCTAATGTCTCACAGTAGCCGATACCACAGTCCCtcccaaacaaaaaaacaaacacacacacacactgtcactctctCCACATTCTCTCCACTTCCCTTGCTGTCTGTAGGACTGGGCCGGGCCCAGCTGGGGACTAGGTTAAACTGATGGTATGACATGGTTGACAAATGATGAATAGAAAACTGTCCCTggagtattctctctctctctctctctggtgcagGACCTTTTACTGGAAAAACCACCCTGTGTAGTCCTCTCCCACTGATACTCAGGACAACCTCTCAATGCAGTCATACTGACATCTGCTGGTCTGTTTGGCTATGGTTTCAAACATGGTTGGTCTTTTTTGTTTGTTACCAAATCATGCTTATTTGTCAATTGAAAGGTTTGAACAGTTTCAAGTCAAAACACACAGTCACCGGTGTTTAATCATTCCTTTTTCTTGTAATGCAAAGCAGCCATAAGTTACTGTAACTTAATATCAGCCAGGAATAGATATCGCTGGTCAATGtaacctctgtctgtccctgaccTCAGACACCCCACTGATCCCCTTCACTATCTGTATATTAAACTCTATTGAGCTCTaccaacagacagaccagagagctGCACTAATGGACGAGCTcaagctgttctctctctctctctgaactccTTCTTCCTCAGGCTTTTAGTCACTCTCTAACCAACTCCATCTATCGACAACACGCCACTCTGGGTTGCCATGACATCTCATTGGGAAGATTTATATTTTAGTTGTTTTATAGGTCAAAATCACTCAGTGATGGAATTATCAGATGAGAGTTAACCTTCATAAAGGTAGAAACGGG from Oncorhynchus kisutch isolate 150728-3 linkage group LG5, Okis_V2, whole genome shotgun sequence harbors:
- the LOC109890223 gene encoding transmembrane protein 88B translates to MKRCFVCFYCSQQTRKYNLILTYSGVWKHLLLFWGQQFKRRLLRHSDRDTRARMCGVDVDLDEGGSGDEEKEQEFWVGEGVKMLPPPLAHSEGSAWGSRRGRCGCVACGAGMLLWNVGVVLVCVLVLMAVFTLVLLPASLLLYVGFLCHSRVLHSHSPFCRYLDDNSCSALIILGFVMMSPLVVVAAAIFCGLLRRLRLLLLFQPITRAWYRGPGLDWGGDVLAWV